The Aneurinibacillus migulanus genome contains the following window.
ACGTCTTCTCCGTTGTATTTCGGATCAACTCCGCAAACAAACTGCAGCGCTTCATCCTTCATAAGCATTTTTACCGCTTCTGATCCCATCCGGCCGCGTGGGCCGGCTATCGCTACACGAATTTTATCCATTATTATGCCTCCCCCTTCTTTTTTTTCTCTGCTATTACTTTTTCCCGGCAACGTGTAAGCAATGTTTTTGCTTCCGCCGAATTCGGGTCAAGCCACACTGCCTGACGGGCGGCTTTGCGTGCCTCAATATACCTTCTACGTAGAAAATAAATCTGTGCAGCTACATAATGGGCCCGCACATATAACGGATCGAGCGCCACCGCTCGTTCAATGAGAGCAAGCGCCTGCTCCTCTGCTCCATCCTCTAAGCGCTGCACCGCCTCTTCTGTATATCGGCGGCAAGACAAACGTTTATGTTGTAGGATGAACTTTTCGTTATTTGGCTCCAAGTTCAATGCTTTTTCAATCGTCTGGACAGCCAAGGCCAGCTGTTGATTCCTCGCATACGTAACGGAGAGCTTAAAATAGTACGCCGCATTAGCCGGATCGCACTGTATCGCCTTCTCGAATGCGCGAACCGCTCGCGTGAAATCATGGTCGAACAACGCACGATACGCTTCTTTTATATAGTGTTTACCCGCCTGATTTTTCTCTGTATCCATTGCCTCACATCCTGATTTGGCCTATGGTATACAGTATATGTACTCGCCATTTACTCTGTGTCGATTTTTGTCCACCGGTCCTTGTCACGCGTATTAAATTTATGCATCATCGCATGAAAGGCCTCTTCCAGGTTAATATTAAGTGAATTAGCAAAACAGACAAGGATGAAAAGACAATCTGCAAGTTCCATATCAATTGTATTTTCAGCTTCGTCCTTGCGTTTCGGTTTCTCGCCGTAATAATGATTCACTTCACGCGCCAATTCACCAGTTTCTTCGGTCAATCGGGCCATCAACGCAAGCGGCGAAAAATACCCTTCTTTAAACTGGCCGATGTATTCGTCGACTGTACGCTGCATCTCAGCGATTGTCATGGATTGCTTCTCGTCCGGCATATTGCTCCCCCCTTTGCGGCTATATGTATATTCTGTATTTCTTATGTTACCGCAGAGGTGGAAGATTGACAAATTTCCCGGTATAATATCCATGATCTAGCATTTATCTGGGAGGAACTACATGAACTATCACCTGCGCAATATTTTTGCCATTCTGCTCGGCTCCGCGATTATGGGATTCGGTATTAACTATTTTAATATCGCTAACCGGCTAGCAGAAGGCGGCATTACAGGGATTACCCTGCTTCTAAAATATACGCTTGATTGGGATCCGGGCATTACGAACCTCGTATTGAATATTCCTTTGCTGTTCGTCGGCTGGAAGATGCTCGGTCGGCAGTCGGCAGTCTACACGATTATCGGAACTGTTAGCGTATCTGTATTCCTGACCCTTTTCTCTTCATTTCGCCATCCGATGGAGAACGATACGCTGTTGGCTGCACTGTATGCGGGTGTAACGGTCGGGCTTGGCCTAGGACTTGTATTCCGCTTTGGTGGAACGACAGGCGGGGTGGACATCCTGGCACGATTGGTGAATAGATATTTGGGCTGGAGCATCGGCCGTACGATGTTTATTTTTGATATCTTCGTTATCGCTTTGTCGCTTTATTATCTCAATCTCGATTTGGCAATGTACACACTTGTTGCGCTGTTTGTGGCAGCCCGTGTCATCGACTTCGTACAGGAAGGTGCATATGCAGCTAAAGCAATTATGATTATCTCGGATCATGCCGTGGATATTTCCCAACGCATTATGCAAGAGATGGGACGGGGCGCCACGCTACTGAAAGGGCGCGGCGGCTATACGGGTCTTGACAAGGAAGTGCTGTATTGCGTCGTCAGCCGAAATGAAATCGTTCGTTTCAAAAATCTGGTGCATAAAGTCGATCCCCATGCATTTATCATTATTAATGATGTACATGAAGTGTTCGGTGAAGGCTTTACGCTCGATGAGCAGAAACAACCACTGCAAAAGTAAGTAGCCGAGCGAGTGAAAAAGAAAGGCCCGCGCTTTTCCGGGTCCTCCACCTTACAGGAGACAGGAACAAAAATAAAGCACCATTTCCCCAAAAGCGATATACTACAGGCAACTGTCTCCCTTTATGGAAAAACCACGGTGTTTTGCCTGCACGCTTTTTAGGGAAAATGGTGCGGACCCAAAAGCTTCTTTACAAGAA
Protein-coding sequences here:
- a CDS encoding tetratricopeptide repeat protein → MDTEKNQAGKHYIKEAYRALFDHDFTRAVRAFEKAIQCDPANAAYYFKLSVTYARNQQLALAVQTIEKALNLEPNNEKFILQHKRLSCRRYTEEAVQRLEDGAEEQALALIERAVALDPLYVRAHYVAAQIYFLRRRYIEARKAARQAVWLDPNSAEAKTLLTRCREKVIAEKKKKGEA
- a CDS encoding nucleotide pyrophosphohydrolase, which gives rise to MPDEKQSMTIAEMQRTVDEYIGQFKEGYFSPLALMARLTEETGELAREVNHYYGEKPKRKDEAENTIDMELADCLFILVCFANSLNINLEEAFHAMMHKFNTRDKDRWTKIDTE
- a CDS encoding YitT family protein; the encoded protein is MNYHLRNIFAILLGSAIMGFGINYFNIANRLAEGGITGITLLLKYTLDWDPGITNLVLNIPLLFVGWKMLGRQSAVYTIIGTVSVSVFLTLFSSFRHPMENDTLLAALYAGVTVGLGLGLVFRFGGTTGGVDILARLVNRYLGWSIGRTMFIFDIFVIALSLYYLNLDLAMYTLVALFVAARVIDFVQEGAYAAKAIMIISDHAVDISQRIMQEMGRGATLLKGRGGYTGLDKEVLYCVVSRNEIVRFKNLVHKVDPHAFIIINDVHEVFGEGFTLDEQKQPLQK